One window of Trifolium pratense cultivar HEN17-A07 linkage group LG5, ARS_RC_1.1, whole genome shotgun sequence genomic DNA carries:
- the LOC123883773 gene encoding uncharacterized protein LOC123883773, with protein sequence MLTTNLHRTFLYLKNLTFPPKPYQYPSPFSPHFCTNTSDSTTFAVSYLINNFGFSPQSASKLCSTYHLSFKTAQKPDSVITFFRTNGFSNSQLRDIIAKLPGLLSCNPSIRVLPKFQFLLSKAASNSDIVNLVSKNPRILSTSVENHIVPTYELLYRFLQSDMDIIASAIRYPALLCDHRVPHNITILVENGVADSSIAKLLRRNSWVFLKCEMLNLVEELKNLGFNPSKTTFGVALDAKLTVNKTLWKEKVDAFKKWGWSDEDAHEAFRKKPHCMLVSINKINLVMSFWVNQLGWDALALAKGPSVLSNSLEKSIIPRASVVQFLLKKGLRKKDASLTCPFVVSEQVFLDTCIKRFKEETSYLLKLYEEKLSLAQTRDKTGMS encoded by the coding sequence ATGTTAACTACAAATCTTCATAGAACTTTTCTCTATCTCAAAAACCTAACTTTCCCACCAAAACCTTACCAATACCCATCACCATTTTCTCCACATTTTTGCACCAACACTTCAGATTCAACCACTTTTGCAGTCTCCTACCTCATAAACAATTTTGGGTTCTCCCCACAATCTGCATCCAAACTTTGCTCAACCTACCATCTTAGTTTTAAGACTGCCCAAAAACCTGATTCTGTTATCACATTTTTTAGAACCAATGGTTTCTCTAACTCCCAACTTCGCGATATCATTGCAAAGTTACCAGGGCTACTTTCCTGCAACCCCTCCATAAGGGTATTgccaaagtttcaatttttactcTCCAAAGCTGCTTCTAACTCTGACATTGTTAACCTTGTCAGTAAGAATCCCAGAATCTTGTCTACAAGCGTGGAGAATCATATAGTCCCAACCTATGAATTGCTTTATAGATTCTTGCAATCAGACATGGACATTATTGCTAGTGCAATACGATATCCAGCTTTACTTTGTGACCATCGTGTGCCACACAACATCACAATCTTGGTTGAGAATGGAGTTGCAGACTCGAGCATTGCAAAATTGCTTCGGAGGAATAGTTGGGTATTCCTGAAATGTGAGATGCTGAATTTAGTGGAGGAATTAAAGAATTTAGGGTTTAATCCTTCAAAAACAACTTTTGGTGTAGCGTTGGATGCCAAACTAACTGTAAACAAAACATTGTGGAAAGAAAAAGTCGATGCTTTTAAGAAGTGGGGGTGGTCTGATGAAGATGCTCATGAAGCATTTAGAAAGAAACCTCACTGTATGTTGGTAtccattaataaaattaatttagtgATGAGCTTTTGGGTCAATCAATTGGGTTGGGATGCGCTTGCCCTTGCAAAAGGACCGTCGGTTTTATCGAATAGTTTGGAAAAAAGTATCATTCCAAGGGCCTCAGTTGTGCAATTTCTGCTAAAGAAAGGTTTGCGAAAAAAGGATGCAAGCTTAACTTGTCCATTTGTAGTGTCTGAGCAGGTGTTTCTTGATACGTGTATAAAACGTTTTAAGGAGGAGACATCTTATCTATTAAAGctttatgaagaaaaattgaGTCTTGCACAAACCAGGGACAAAACCGGCATGTCATGA
- the LOC123886617 gene encoding uncharacterized protein LOC123886617, translated as MVRIFSYAVVFILCVTSCYAVKVVNVDAICKNVTDYTFCSNLLNAKPGTSRDLVSLTQYTIDALRVNVTNTVKLLDSLIAHSGSNFNLTYHYNMCSELFGIQKGALHTFEDVEKLFKTGDYESV; from the coding sequence ATGGTTCGTATATTCTCCTATGCAGTGGTGTTCATTTTATGTGTTACGTCTTGTTATGCAGTCAAAGTTGTAAACGTTGATGCCATTTGCAAGAACGTCACAGATTATACATTTTGTTCAAATCTTCTCAATGCAAAACCTGGGACAAGTCGCGATCTTGTTAGCCTTACACAATACACCATTGACGCGCTTCGTGTCAATGTGACCAACACCGTCAAGCTACTCGACAGTTTAATTGCACATAGTGGTAGTAATTTCAACCTAACATACCATTACAATATGTGTTCAGAACTTTTTGGTATCCAAAAGGGTGCCCTTCATACGTTTGAGGATGTTGAAAAACTCTTCAAGACTGGAGATTACGAATCTGTGTAA